One window from the genome of Aphelocoma coerulescens isolate FSJ_1873_10779 unplaced genomic scaffold, UR_Acoe_1.0 HiC_scaffold_182, whole genome shotgun sequence encodes:
- the LOC138101002 gene encoding class II histocompatibility antigen, M alpha chain: MGGFGGLVATLLWGVLVAVAFGDPAPDPPSHLLAEVLTCQPDSPSRSLSVTLDAQLLYTFDFPGSRWNPGIPSLPPWPPALETPQEILPEAQLCQEILQNISRVFTGLLPEARGIPMVSVFPALPPVPGEPNTLVCLVENIFPPALDISWTLAGVPVTQGVTHSPYTPTAELTFVRFSYVPFVPAAGDVHACVVTSRRDNASVVTYWVAPDAALDEQLEAALAGAATALGIVLALLGVILALVAWRGRGG, encoded by the exons ATGGGGGGCTTCGGGGGGCTCGTGGCCACGCtactctggggggttttggtcGCTGTCGCCTTCGGTGACCCCG ccccggaCCCTCCCTCTCACCTCCTGGCCGAGGTCCTGACGTGCCAGCCGGACTCTCCCTCTCGCTCGCTCTCGGTCACTCTGGACGCTCAGCTGCTCTACACCTTCGACTTCCCGGGATCCCGCTGGAATCCCGGCATCCCCTCGCTGCCCCCCTGGCCCCCGGCGCTGGAGACCCCCCAGGAGATCCTTCCGGAGGCCCAACTGTGCCAGGAGATCCTGCAGAACATCAGCCGGGTGTTCACCGGGCTCCTGCCCGAGGCCAGGG GAATCCCGATGGTCTCCGTCTTCCCGGCTCTCCCGCCGGTTCCGGGCGAACCCAACACCTTGGTGTGCCTGGTGGAGAACATCTTCCCTCCGGCGCTGGACATCAGCTGGACGCTGGCCGGAGTGCCGGTCACTCAAGGGGTCACTCACAGCCCCTACACCCCCACGGCCGAGCTGACCTTTGTCCGGTTTTCCTACGTCCCCTTCGTTCCGGCCGCCGGCGACGTCCACGCCTGCGTGGTCACCTCGAGGAGGGACAACGCCAGCGTGGTGACCTATTGGG TGGCTCCGGACGCGGCGCTGGACGAGCAGCTGGAGGCGGCGCTGGCCGGAGCTGCCACGGCCTTGGGAATTGTCCTGGCGCTGCTCGGGGTCATCCTGGCCTTGGTGGCTTGGAGGGGTAGAGGGG